The following proteins are encoded in a genomic region of candidate division WOR-3 bacterium:
- a CDS encoding GAF domain-containing protein — protein sequence MMYQAQLDEIRQLVRSSQRSEDAQARVVMAIKKHFPKFHWVGIFRLEGKDLVLGPYQGKEPKGFERIPVGRGVCGTVAVTMRTEVVPDVGADARYLFCFDETRSELVVPVIKQGKLWGEITVDASEPDAFTRDEIELIEKAAQILAERV from the coding sequence TGTATCAGGCGCAACTGGATGAAATCAGACAGCTGGTGCGGTCAAGCCAGCGGAGCGAGGATGCACAGGCACGGGTGGTGATGGCGATAAAGAAGCACTTTCCCAAGTTTCACTGGGTGGGAATCTTCCGTCTTGAGGGCAAGGATTTGGTTTTAGGACCATATCAGGGCAAAGAGCCCAAGGGGTTCGAGAGGATTCCTGTGGGTAGGGGTGTTTGCGGCACCGTCGCGGTAACGATGCGCACTGAGGTGGTGCCGGATGTTGGTGCGGATGCGCGCTACCTTTTCTGCTTTGATGAGACCCGTTCAGAACTGGTTGTGCCGGTAATAAAACAGGGAAAACTGTGGGGCGAAATCACGGTTGATGCGAGTGAGCCGGACGCATTTACCCGGGATGAGATTGAACTGATAGAAAAGGCAGCCCAAATTCTTGCGGAGCGGGTTTAG